From one Thermatribacter velox genomic stretch:
- the iolN gene encoding 3-dehydro-scyllo-inosose hydrolase, with translation MKDKWLTTEHPAIVFEDNEVGRLKKQIWDATEEEIDAILREYEIPSPSELGKAGTYIQNTPRHIVIEKRKKNDIVFVPIGCTENHGPHANSGLDTFMVTQILEGVRRYTAKQGREVSLAFPPLNYGGHPYHHLGMPGTIVMPKEVVEETVIYTMLGLWNDGFRKIILVNNHGHLWMLESAIQEFMKRFQLPGIFMVLDWHRAVREFFYPAGRPDSMETNFVHADEAETSVALLLFPEMIDMSVVQDAEGESFLPEGHFDKSVEPFRRPHRWSEGEGHAAIERAATPIGVVGKPSLGDPRKAKRPIAAILKYLTLTVDHILAAFPPGTVPPVEKVTLRTEKEMEPFLKEPGSPGWKSVYELPYIGVFHKL, from the coding sequence ATGAAGGATAAGTGGTTGACCACGGAACACCCCGCCATTGTTTTCGAAGATAACGAGGTTGGTCGCTTAAAAAAGCAAATCTGGGATGCTACTGAAGAAGAAATCGACGCTATTCTCAGGGAATACGAGATTCCTTCTCCTTCGGAATTGGGTAAGGCCGGTACCTACATCCAAAACACCCCCCGACATATAGTCATTGAGAAACGTAAAAAGAACGACATCGTTTTTGTTCCCATTGGTTGTACCGAAAACCACGGCCCTCACGCAAACAGCGGTTTGGATACTTTCATGGTAACCCAAATCCTCGAAGGTGTGCGGCGCTACACGGCCAAGCAGGGAAGAGAGGTCAGCTTGGCTTTTCCACCTCTTAACTATGGTGGTCATCCCTATCATCACCTGGGTATGCCGGGTACCATTGTTATGCCCAAGGAAGTGGTGGAAGAGACTGTTATTTACACCATGTTGGGGCTCTGGAATGACGGTTTTCGGAAGATAATTTTGGTGAATAACCATGGGCATCTCTGGATGCTGGAGTCGGCTATTCAGGAGTTCATGAAACGCTTCCAATTGCCAGGGATTTTCATGGTGCTTGACTGGCATCGTGCGGTAAGAGAGTTTTTCTATCCTGCGGGCCGTCCTGATAGCATGGAGACCAACTTTGTCCATGCTGATGAAGCGGAAACCTCCGTTGCTCTTCTTCTTTTCCCGGAAATGATTGATATGAGCGTAGTTCAGGATGCAGAAGGTGAAAGTTTCCTTCCTGAAGGTCACTTTGATAAGTCTGTTGAGCCTTTCAGAAGACCTCACCGCTGGTCAGAAGGCGAAGGCCATGCTGCCATTGAACGAGCTGCAACTCCCATAGGAGTGGTGGGCAAACCCAGCCTTGGTGATCCCCGCAAGGCTAAAAGACCCATTGCTGCTATTTTGAAGTATCTCACTTTGACTGTGGATCATATCTTGGCTGCCTTCCCGCCAGGTACCGTACCACCGGTTGAGAAGGTTACCCTGCGCACTGAAAAAGAAATGGAACCTTTCCTCAAAGAACCAGGAAGCCCTGGTTGGAAATCAGTGTATGAACTCCCCTACATCGGGGTTTTCCATAAGCTGTAA
- a CDS encoding sugar ABC transporter substrate-binding protein, protein MRFRILGMVLTIALVMVFLLSSSVFAAGEKIVIGVLTSTFSDKWLSYLHDAMRQKAEELGVELVMTDGRDDVATQLANLENLIARRVDAIVACMVDVTAAQPFVQRCREAGIPLVGVNRPFEGCDVYIGGDSLQSGVVQMEEVARMLNYRGKIGILMGVLGHEAQIKRTQGNEMVVAKYPDMEIVVKDTGNWDRAKGMEIAENWIQSGIELDAIVSNNDEMAIGAIRALEAAGKLDKVIVAGIDATPDALKYVKEGKLKVTVFQDPFKQGGGAVEAAVKLVRGEPVESKLIPYELVTAKNVDQYIKLWADAGWTIE, encoded by the coding sequence ATGCGTTTCCGTATATTGGGTATGGTCTTAACAATTGCTTTGGTAATGGTGTTTTTGTTGAGTAGCTCAGTTTTTGCTGCTGGCGAGAAGATCGTTATTGGAGTGTTAACTTCTACTTTTTCGGATAAATGGTTGAGCTATCTTCACGATGCCATGCGGCAGAAAGCGGAGGAATTGGGTGTTGAGCTGGTTATGACTGATGGTAGAGACGATGTTGCTACTCAGCTGGCAAATCTAGAAAATCTCATTGCGCGCAGAGTCGATGCGATAGTGGCTTGTATGGTTGATGTTACTGCTGCGCAACCTTTTGTTCAGCGTTGTCGAGAAGCTGGTATTCCACTGGTTGGGGTAAATAGGCCTTTTGAGGGATGCGATGTATATATAGGTGGTGATTCTTTGCAGTCTGGTGTTGTCCAAATGGAAGAAGTAGCTCGGATGCTTAATTATAGAGGCAAAATTGGTATTTTGATGGGTGTTTTAGGTCATGAAGCTCAAATTAAGAGAACCCAGGGAAACGAAATGGTTGTTGCTAAGTATCCGGATATGGAAATTGTAGTCAAAGATACCGGAAATTGGGATAGGGCTAAGGGTATGGAAATCGCAGAAAACTGGATTCAGTCTGGTATCGAACTTGATGCTATTGTTTCTAACAACGACGAAATGGCTATTGGGGCTATTCGTGCTTTGGAAGCGGCGGGTAAGCTTGATAAAGTGATTGTGGCGGGTATTGATGCTACTCCTGATGCGCTCAAATATGTTAAGGAAGGAAAGCTCAAGGTCACTGTTTTCCAGGATCCCTTTAAGCAGGGTGGAGGTGCTGTTGAAGCGGCTGTGAAGCTTGTTAGAGGAGAACCGGTAGAAAGCAAATTAATACCGTATGAATTGGTTACAGCTAAAAACGTTGACCAGTATATCAAGCTTTGGGCAGACGCAGGCTGGACCATTGAGTAA